ATAAAACATCTAAAAATTAATCTATCTAGAGGCATTTATTCCTCATAGGcaatcttaattaaatctttTGGATTAGATGAATTTCACCTTTTTTCTTCAAGACTCAAAGGAATATTATTGACCCATGTAGTTAATATTTTGTCTACGTGATTGATCTCAACCACATTCAAGAAGTGAATGATACTTTTTTACTCTGATCCCAAAATGTGTTAGATTCTTTCTATACTATTCAATTATGCATCATTGCCATATGCAATTTTATCTACAAGTTTATGACTAAATTTATCTCCCAAAGACTCAAAGGTATTCTTCTCAAGGCTATGTCTAACCAACTAAGTAGTTTTAGGCCTCACAAATGCATATCAACTACTTCTTTCGTATCataatataagcaaaaataagaGTTGACTCAATTCTATGATTATCTTTTTAGGCTTTAAGAACTTTCAATTGGCCCAAATATTAGAGGAAATCGAATAAATACCAGGGATCCAATAAAGGAGAGCAAGCCTTATAATTACACTTAACACTATCTTTCACTAAAAACAATTGTTTAGACACTTGGTATTTCTATAAAGGAAGTATAGGAAAATTTTCCTACTATGGACAACTTGTCTTACACTATTCTTGATAATTTTATGTTTCGACTTATTTCTCTTTTGTGTTTTGATGTAATGAGGTCTTATATCCTCTTATTTGTTTAATAAAGTATGTTTGGTTCAacatagaaaagaaaaagaaaataaatacatGTTTGATTTAAAAGGAAGAAGATAGAGGATgggataaattttaataattttgtgttttgattcaagaaaaataaaaaaaattaaatgaatttttaattatattgagTATTTTATCCTCCtctttaaattctttaaaatggATAGAGAGCAAAAACCacttaaaaagaaatttaatccTCTCTCCTCttaaaattagtttaatattttgtttaattaatagTCAAGCTGTAGTTTTTGTGTTGCCTCTTCTTTCATATCTTCCCAAATGGCGGCTTATCCCTTGGCTTGGCTTGGCTTCTAGTGATCCACTAGTTTGTAACTCTGTTCGatagtttttttgtttgctCGTTAACAATGTTGTATACATAAGTTGCCAAACCGTCCGTTGGCCATTCTTTCCCAGGCCCAGATGCTTAGGCCCATGTTTATTTGGGCCTTGCTGTGGCCTATGAGTTTCACCGAGGGGTTTGTTTATTCGATTTCcatgtttgttttttatttattattttctagtttttaatattatataaaatatattatagacaatcagatCATAATTTCCAAAAATGTATTTAAGAAAGATGACAAATACGAGACGAGTAAACAACTAcgtttaatcaataaaaaagaaatactaGGATCACTTCCTCTAACaacttcttttttatctctATGCCCAGTTTGGTGACTACATGGTAGCCAAGCCAAGCAATGTTGAATAGGCTACCCAATggagatatttttttattttatatttataataatgtttgataaacaaaaatctgaaaaaataaattaggtgAAAATTCATTCTCACATAAATCGTGAACAAACCATTTAATGAATAAAcaaatttgtttgaatttctATAGTTGTTGCGGATTTTACAAAAGTCAAGGCGATTTAAATCATCTATGGAGGGCGGAGAGAAAGCTTAGAAGGATGAAGGAGGTGGACAATgaacacaaaaataatttattttatttaattttttttttatcaggtataacaataaaaaatattaattatgtgaCTAATTATTATTAGAGTATGTTAAAAGAGTGTCTTAGAAGATGCGACTCTAACATTTCTTTAAATGGAATCGAAAATTTCTGCAATTAAAGAGGAAAAATAATTAACCTAAACCCGAACAACAAGAAGTATTATCAGACGTTGATTAAAAAGAAGTAGAtgtgcattttttatttattttttgacaagaAGGGGGAGGTACATAGAGAgctaaatttaaaacaaacaaaataataaaggaaaaaaaagttaattttaaccATTCAAACAATGTACAAAAAAGCATAGAGTCCAGAGCAGACAAAAAACAGAAATGTACACCACAAACCATTTTTTCCAAGTAGTTTCCCTCCCCCAACTAGAATGGTGCTTTCTGCTTTTGTCTGACTTAATTTGCACtcacttctatttttttaattattattgagATGATAGTGGTTACTTCAACCTTactccttttattttattaaaaagaagaagaaaaaaaatgactcCTTAGACCGAATGGAATGAATACATACATCATACATGTGTTTGTGCTTAAATCAACCCAGCCACTGCCCCCTACGTTACGGTGTGCTCTAGACTCTAGTACACTACAAACTTTGTCATTTTGGGTTTGAGACCTACCCATTACAATAGGTCCTTTTTTCTTTGGGTCCTCTTTTCTAATAGAGTGAGAGGTAATCGTGTGGTGGTTGGTTGGGTTGAGGGTCTAAGAAATTTTATTAACAAGATTCAagttcaatctctattactaaCAAATACCTTGTCTTCTTTAATTTTATAGTAGTGACTTATAGCCAAAACAATGACACTGTGTCGGAACGACTTAAACTAACTTGTATGTTATCAATGAAAGCCTTGCAAtcttaatatgttttttatagGAATTGGGAACTTTAAAAATTTGACTGTTTTGGATTAAAACTCATCAAAAccatatacataaatatttcatcACTACAATATTTTAGTTCTATGACAACGCCTATTCtttttaccataaaaaaaaattgtctttgtAAACAAGATCACGTGGATTAAATCATAGAAAAGAAATGATTGTAGTAATAAATCTATTGacaatgtgaatttttttttaataataaatactaatatcacttaacattatttataaacaagACCACATGGACTAAATTATCAAGTCACGTATATTTGAATTCAAGACAAAATattcaatctaataatatcaccattatcaatttaattaggacaataatttaaattattttattaatttatttttaaagaataaaaattttatatttttattgtagtaTGATACCAATTCATTTTGCAGTGAAATTAtgacaataaattataaattttcttaTAGTGCATCACATATTgcagaaaaaatttaaaataattaacaacatGTTAAATGTTAATGAAAAGAATGAATACAATtgaaatatctaaaaaataatgataaaaggGGGAAAATCCTGTATTTAAGcacaaaaataatgaatttacgttttttttttaatatttttttttttatttaaaaacttagTTAAATTGCCCTAGTTTGCACAGGTCGTACATGATGTGAACAACTGAAGGAATATGTTAGATCTGGGGATGCGAGTAGGGATGGCAAAAAAATCCGCACCCGCGGTTACCCACCCAAACCCGTTTGATTTGGGCGGGGAAAACCCGCTTTGATTGGGTGCGGGTGCGGGTGCGGATTTTCCTCGAAATTAAATTTCGGGTGCGGGGATGGGTGCGAGGGTGATGATATCCACCCCGCACCCACACCCAAACCCGCCCCGCAAGTATTATTAgagtaaattttgaattttctatacatatacttatcaaatatatttaacatttttttaaatattaaaacttataatcttatctctatatataataattttttattttattattatctaataataattattttattatattaattataatagatatgattttttaaatttataattttatatatataaatgggtgCGGGTGTGGGCGGGGAAACCCGAAACCCGTTGTGGGTGGGGATGGGGGTTTAATTTTCACACCCGCTATGAAACGGGTGCGGGTGCGGATTTTCCCCGATTAGTCGGGTGCGGGGGTGGAGGAGGCAAAATCCGCCCCCGACCCGCCCCGTTGCCATGGCTAGATGCGAGTATgtaataagtttaatttttttcttttgattttaataattaaataattgttaatttaattaataaaaaattattaaaatatttaaaaaaaacaaaattatattaataaaataaaataaaatatattaaataaaaaagaaatacatcAAACTTAATAAGCTGTTGACTAAATGtaccaaaataaataatgtatccctaatattttggagataaaataacaattcaattttgttttgcTAACATTCCCCTTCTATTTTTACTCCAAAcgagtaaataaataataataataataaaataaaaataataatatttaaaaaattcaaaattataataataaaataaaatatattcaatagaaaataaatacatatgcatgtgtccaaaataaataaagtgtctctaatattttgtagataaaatagaaaacaattctatttttttaacaattcctTCGTATTTTTcctctaaataaataaaaaaatataaataataataataaaaataaaatattgtcaacgtaataaaaagtaatttatcaCACGTTATcaacttaattctattttaatgtaatttttttctattttaatgtattttatttaaaattagtaatattattattattatttatttattatattcagatgaaaaatatgagagagttatttaaaataataataatattaagtgTCAATTTAACTAAAACAGTAAactgttaaaataatataatacattatttattttgacacatcTACTTAAATgtgttaattttgatattttattttattattataattttaattttttatataaaaattactattactttttttattacaataacaatattttatatttattaaattggactaaaatataaaggagttgttaacaaaataaaattgtgttggTGTAAAATATTAGGgaccaattatttattttgccACATCTAGTCaattttgaagtattttttttttaatttaatgtattttatttgattttattaatataactttgttttttttaataaaattaacaaaaaaacaatttaatgaaaaaataataatttttttaaaaaaaagtaggaCTGGttaagtttttgaaaaaaaaaaaagatatttccATAATTTTTTTGGTCAAAAATACAGCATTTGCTAGTCGGAAATATTGGAAATCATTATTGatcttgaaattctcatttttgtttggttctcATGCAATGTGTTAGATGTTTTTTCAATAACCTTTATTGGAAAAGTGGAATAAAATCAAATCGGATATAGCAAATGATTCTTTTGACCAAAAAGGTATATTCTGATTTCCCACACTATAgtggaaaataatatttttttcaaggAGAGTTATACACCACAATCACATGACTAAAATGTGCAAGATTTTACCAagcaaagaaaggaaaaactcTGAGTAATTAATAGTAATAGTTTTGCACCAAacaatgttttgaaaatatatgcTCCAATTGTCGATTATGACATTATGGGAACATAATAGTATAATTCAGTTGATAAAAGttaaactcaaattttataaaagaattaaataaacattttttaataaagaaagTGATGACAGATAAACTAAATTGATAAAGTTAAAACTGATTGACTaacttttaacttaaaaaatatccTGGTGATAATAATGTAAGTGATTTGAAGTAGTTGTTAGTTGAAACATAGAGAAGTTTCGTTGGTAGCTGAGTGATAAATGAAGATAAGTAGGCCATTATTCTCAATTATAAGGAATGAGTGGCTCTCACTTATCATCCTATATATATCATTATTCTCAATTCCCTCTCAAACCCATAACCATAACCTCCCTTCCTCTTCGCTCCTcacattatcattatcattatcattatcttcACAAACCTctttgcttttccttttctCAGGTTTGTTCCTCTTTTAACTTCCACTGCTCCCACTtacaaatcatttttatttttatttttattttttattattatcaatatcaaatatcaattaACTCTCATGAGTTTTTTGTCTTCTATGTAACGGTTTTACCATGTCGTGTCTTATTTTAAGatcttctcttttcttttttattttactctcACCAATTATAATTGCTATtatataatactaataattcCACTATGTTTTGTTTCGATTCAATATTTTCGCCTAAAGACGAAACATGTTTTGTACTTTTGCCAGCCATAGTGAATttattgttttcattatttaattatattctagTATCACTCATGTGCCTGCATGTGTTGTGTGTGTTTCTCAGCCTGGTTATTCCTTGAAAGGGGGAACTTCCGTCAATTCTTCTAGTTCTTCATGTTGTACATTGAAAATTGATTTGTTCCTCAAGTCTATCTACTTGTGTTTTGAATTCAATTAAGTGCGTTTTTGGTTCTGAGGTgacaaatcaaaataattttgaatgaattgagtttgtaaaattGATTCCGGCTGATTGAGTGAGTCTAATGTAAAGTGATTTATGTTTAGCCTACATTCGTATAACACTCGAGGACAGGCAAAAGTTCCAAATTGTAGCTTCAagttataatcaattttacGCGAGAACAATCAATTTAGATTTCTATATATCAATTTTGATTCTTCCAAAAGTGAAACTGAATATACACTAAGACCAATTTTTTGTTACCGTCGTGTTGTATAAGCAGAATGGGAAGTACTGGAAAAACTGACTATGGAGAATACACCTATGAGAACCTTGAGAGAGAGCCTTACTGGCCATCCGAAAAGCTTAAAATTTCAATCACTGGAGCTGGGGGTTTTATTGCTTCGCACTTAGCGCGGCGCCTCAAGACCGAGGGACATTACATTATTGCTTCTGACTGGAAGAAAAATGAGCACATGACTGAGGACATGTTCTGTGATGAATTCCATCTTGTTGATCTTAGGGTCATGGATAACTGCTTAACAGTTACTAAAGGGGTTGACCATGTTTTCAATCTCGCCGCTGATATGGGAGGAATGGGTTTTATTCAGTCCAATCATTCTGTCATTATGTACAACAATACAATGATTAGCTTCAACATGATCGAGGCTGCGAGGATTAATGGCATTAAGAGGTTAGTATCTTGTACAtcatttttttccaaatatatGTTTTTGGAACTAGGGTCTGTTTAGattgatttatttgaatttatctaTTGATATAAACATTTGTGAAATTGTTTGAGagtttatgaaaacaacttatgagaTGTCCATAAACTTCTTAcagtttattttcataaattctaAAGGATAGCTTATAAAAATAGCTTATAGCTTactatatgaaaataatttgattttattttatgcataAACATTTATATGATAAGCGCGTATATTATAACCgaataaatatttgtgatgTGTCAGTTTCAATTATACGATGTACTTTACTAATGCCAATTgccaaaactttttttttttcttcaggttCTTTTATGCCTCCAGTGCTTGTATTTACCCTGAATTTAAACAGTTAGAAACTACTAATGTGAGTTTGAAGGAGTCTGATGCATGGCCTGCTGAGGTTTGTTGGTGATCCCTTTTGATTGTTTGATGCATGTTGGTTCTTCATTTTTACATTATGACTGGTATTGATGTGTTGAGTTTGATGAATATGTATAGCCACAAGATGCATACGGGCTAGAGAAGCTTGCAACAGAGGAGATATGCAAACACTATAATAAAGATTTTGGAATTGAGTGCCGCATTGGGAGGTTCCATAACATATATGGTCCTTTTGGAACATGGAAAGGTATGCTCTTAACTGAATTGCAAATTTTGGTTGTTTCGTCTTTTCCAAATGAGTAAATTAGTAGACGTTTTTAATTTTGGTCAGCTTTGTCAAACAGGTGGAAGGGAGAAGGCTCCTGCTGCTTTTTGTCGGAAAACACTTACATCTACCGACAAATTTGAGATGTGGGGAGATGGTTTACAAACACGGTCATTCACTTTCATCGATGAGTGTGTTGAAGGTGTACTTAGGTAGGTCTTGCCTGATTTTATGGCTTATCCAACTGTATTCATATGTTCTTTCTTGGGTTTCTctgtttgaattataattttgagcTTATGATTTCTATGGTCGATGTAATCAAAGTAAACTTTTCAtgtttgtgttattttaattagttgTCAATTTCATTAAAAAGTTCTTTACAAAATCTAGTTAGCTTACTCAATCAACATTATTGGATTATATGATTATAAGAGGGATTACTGGCTTACTGCTTCTGATAATTTGGTATGTGCCTTAATTGGTTAGATAGGGAAGATGATATGGTGTTTATCAAGCAAttgtttcatatttattttaaaatttaatttatattctatGATAAAACTTGACATTTTGATCTGTTGTTGTGTTTAGACTGACCAAATCGGACTTCCGTGAGCCGGTAAATATTGGAAGTGATGAAATGGTCAGCATGAATGAGATGGCTGAGATTGTCCTTAGTTTTGATAACAAGAACACTCCTATACATCACATTCCAGGCCCAGAGGGTGTTCGTGGTCGTAACTCTGACAACACACTAATCAAAGAGAAACTTGGCTGGGCTCCAACAATGAAGTTGAAGGTACTAATAATTTAGTTTGGTGAAAATCACCTTCCTATTCCTACTTTATGTACTATAATCAAAGTTCAGATTAATGTCTGATGAACAGTCATCTCATACGCCAATTATACCTAGTTCAGTTTGTTTTTCTTCAAAATGACACCTTCCTACTTTCTTGTGTCTAAACAACTTTTTATCCGATTTGGCTCCTTCGTCTTCTTCAAGAGAGAATAATGGAATGTTTATGTTTTATACTCATCAATAAAATTCCTAGTTGACCTTGTTCCCTCcaacatttttttatcttaataaacATCCACATGATTATGTGTATACTTACAGCAGTATCTAAAATTTGATATTGTAGGATGGGCTGAGGATTACATACTTCTGGATTAAGGAACAGCTTGAGAAGGAGAAGGCTCAAGGTATTGATACATCGGTATATGGATCATCAAAAGTGGTGCAAACCCAAGCTCCAGTGCAGTTAGGCTCGCTTCGGGCAGCAGACGGTAAAGAGGGAAGTGGTTAATTCGCGGCAGTAGCAGTCGAGTAAATGTTTCAGGCAAAGAGTTGTTGGTTTTATATTGCAGTTTATTAGATGTCCGTGGTCATTGTTATTAGCTGTTTGCAGGTTGTTTATGCATACACCATAATCCTTGATGTTccatgtatttatttcatttcatatcACCTTTTTTAAGGCACTTATCGGTGTTTGAGGTGGTTACTGcactattttttatcatttgttttttagtttcaaTCTTTGATTAATAAGCATGCAATTGTTTTCTTCCTTGTGACTTTTGAAGTTCAATGTAATTGCTATTCATATTATTTCTGAATGTTTAATTATACCTTGTAATTTGTGATGGTCTTCCAAAATGGAAAGGCAGTTGCTTATGATTTGTTGCAATCAATATATGCTATCTATCCCCTTTTGAaactaatttgttttttaaacatcatctttcaaaaataattttcactaAAAAGTATTCCAAACAGCTTCTCACTTTACTCCACTATGTCATGATATTTTCTTAATCAGTTTTTGAGATTCTCTCACACACTGCTTAGTCTACAACTCATTGCATCAATTTTGTCTCCTCAAAGGAgtatattttttgacaaaaaaaaaagagttcaTTTTTGTTCATTGGCGTGTCACCTAAAATCCTATCTCTAACGATGAATCTTGAACAATCGAAGTacgaaattttaaatataataatttttctttcttttacgGCCAAAAACACTTTTTTTACTATAAGAAGGTAGAACTGTTAAAAAAGCTTCCAATTTGCTATATGAAGGTAGATCCTtgtcaaaatttttttttttaaatctcgaTCCATTATTTTATGGGACTTAATAGAGGGACTCAGGAGTTTATAGGTCCCTAgtgttttaataattttgagatttttttttgaaaaatttttgaaaattattttttgaaaaattatcgtaaaaattaattttttttttctcaaataaaaaaattcatttaaattaatcgCTTTAGTTTCATTCTTTAACCTCATGTTTCTAATATGTTTCTAATAGTTTATCAATTGATAAActtataaactttttattttgatgtcATATTGActtataataagtttttatcTGATAAATGGATGTttagattataattttgatattttgagTGGATTCAATAGTTACATACTTTGGTTTCCTAAAATtgtctaatatttatttttacaattttaatattatttaaaccGCTAAACTCATCGATCCGCCTTAAAAATTAGCGAGATGAGATTTTTAACCCTAAACCTCTAGTTGATCCGTCCCATCCTTTTTTAGAGGGATTAATAATTGGCCGGgtttaaacaaaattgattgATACATTTTATGATCCCTACATAGAAGTTGTACTTATAgaactttcttttatttatatattggcCATCATCCTGCGATTCTTGAGTccgaaataattttttattttttagttatctGATGAGCAAGACCCTCTATTTACTCTACCCTTAAACGAatatatattgaagaaaaataatttttggacACCATTCACCGGATGCAtactttaaaaaagaaaaaatagaaaaaaatagtgATAAATGTAACATATTAGTattaaatgagaaaaaatacaataaaaagagaaataaaaaaaagtattgaaTAAGTTTTAAGAGTTGGAGATATCTAAATATAATCATTAATTATACGTattgaaaatttcaattcatttaTCTACATTGTTTGGTCGGTCTACtcatatttaactaattaagtTGACTTATTTTCCCATATTATTCGTCACAAGAACAACGATTTAATTgacaaaaatacttatttttacATATTGTTAAAAATTGTTACTTTTCTGTTAGAATTACTATCGTTAAAATTCACTCCAAAatctgtaaaaaaaatcaaaatccaatTCAAaggaagggaaaaaaaaaaggttccTCGTCGAAAATGTCATTGCAGAAATAAAActatgacaaaaataaactgatGTTTAAATATAATGTAGAATTCAATCAAAACTGAATTTTAGTAAAGGGCAAAAACGAATCCTAAGAATGTTCATCATCTAATAATTATCATTAGGATAATCTAATAATCCTCATTAGGATATCTTACAAAGTCGtctatatcatatatttaaaacatttgcTAAAATTAACTACAATAACTTTTGAAGCATTACAATGTTTCAttgtaattttgaaaaatctatCATGATACTAAAATACATTACAACCATaatataagaagaagaaaatgaNNNNNNNNNNNNNNNNNNNNNNNNNNNNNNNNNNNNNNNNNNNNNNNNNNNNNNNNNNNNNNNNNNNNNNNNNNNNNNNNNNNNNNNNNNNNNNNNNNNNNNNNNNNNNNNNNNNNNNNNNNNNNNNNNNNNNNNNNNNNNNNNNNNNNNNNNNNNNAAAGAGTGTTGTTAGAGGACAATAGCCGAAAATGAagaataattgaattaatatcaTATACTAGTATACCAACATAACTGATATTAAATAATATCATCTTCACACTTTTGTAAAAGTGTTTTGAAATCGAGGATATGacatgaaaaaaatgaagatcTTTCGTTGATATCAATACAGAACCAATTTTATATGGAAAATGTATGTCCATTAAAGCAAGGAAATGTATTTCAAATCTCTAAAGAAagataattgatttaatttcattttattaaaattacaacaacaaaaaatagtattttctattttgatattcataaaaataaaagaattattgaaaaataaaaaactatatattaaaagagAGCTTCTTATTTTGTTCGG
The genomic region above belongs to Cicer arietinum cultivar CDC Frontier isolate Library 1 chromosome 4, Cicar.CDCFrontier_v2.0, whole genome shotgun sequence and contains:
- the LOC101497510 gene encoding GDP-mannose 3,5-epimerase 2-like, translating into MGSTGKTDYGEYTYENLEREPYWPSEKLKISITGAGGFIASHLARRLKTEGHYIIASDWKKNEHMTEDMFCDEFHLVDLRVMDNCLTVTKGVDHVFNLAADMGGMGFIQSNHSVIMYNNTMISFNMIEAARINGIKRFFYASSACIYPEFKQLETTNVSLKESDAWPAEPQDAYGLEKLATEEICKHYNKDFGIECRIGRFHNIYGPFGTWKGGREKAPAAFCRKTLTSTDKFEMWGDGLQTRSFTFIDECVEGVLRLTKSDFREPVNIGSDEMVSMNEMAEIVLSFDNKNTPIHHIPGPEGVRGRNSDNTLIKEKLGWAPTMKLKDGLRITYFWIKEQLEKEKAQGIDTSVYGSSKVVQTQAPVQLGSLRAADGKEGSG